The following are encoded together in the Blautia obeum ATCC 29174 genome:
- the rhmD gene encoding L-rhamnonate dehydratase, producing the protein MALMGRKIAAIRAYVVEGGGADYHDQSAEHWIVKQIATPMSIYPEYKATRTSFGINALKTLVVEVEADNGVTGFGITTGGYPAAWLVMNHLDRFVVGKDANEIEKIWDQMYRASLYYGRKGVVMNAISAIDLALWDLLGKLREEPVYAMLGGKVREELTFYATGPRPDLAKKMGFVGGKIPLVYGPADGMEGLKKSIELAADMREKCGDEFLLMWDCWMALDLQYAKRLMQASADLKFNWIEECFNPDDYWSYRDLKKAAGNQIMVTGGEHEASKFGFRMLIEDCDLDVIQPDVGWCGGMTELIKIGNMAEAHGKYVIPHGSGTYSYHYVTTKTNSPITECLMMAPEADKVVPQYYPLLKDEPMPVNGKLKVSDKPGFGVELNKDKTLVEVKKGTRL; encoded by the coding sequence ATGGCATTAATGGGCAGAAAAATTGCAGCAATCAGAGCGTATGTAGTTGAAGGCGGTGGAGCTGACTACCATGACCAGTCCGCAGAGCACTGGATCGTAAAACAGATTGCAACTCCGATGAGTATCTATCCGGAGTACAAAGCTACAAGAACAAGCTTTGGTATCAACGCATTAAAGACTCTGGTTGTCGAAGTAGAAGCAGACAACGGAGTAACAGGATTTGGTATCACAACAGGTGGATATCCGGCAGCATGGCTGGTTATGAATCATCTGGATCGTTTCGTAGTTGGTAAAGATGCAAATGAAATTGAAAAGATTTGGGATCAGATGTATCGTGCATCTCTTTACTATGGAAGAAAAGGTGTTGTAATGAACGCAATCTCTGCAATCGACCTTGCACTGTGGGATCTTCTTGGTAAACTTCGTGAAGAGCCTGTATATGCAATGCTGGGTGGTAAAGTTCGTGAAGAACTTACATTTTATGCTACTGGCCCGAGACCGGATCTTGCTAAGAAAATGGGATTTGTAGGTGGAAAGATTCCGCTTGTATATGGACCGGCTGATGGAATGGAAGGACTCAAAAAGAGCATTGAACTTGCAGCTGATATGAGAGAAAAATGCGGTGATGAATTCCTTCTGATGTGGGATTGCTGGATGGCACTGGATCTTCAGTATGCAAAACGTCTCATGCAGGCATCTGCTGATCTGAAATTTAACTGGATCGAAGAATGTTTCAACCCGGATGATTACTGGTCATACAGAGATCTGAAGAAAGCAGCCGGCAACCAGATCATGGTAACCGGTGGTGAGCATGAGGCAAGCAAATTCGGATTCCGTATGCTGATCGAGGACTGTGACCTTGATGTTATTCAGCCGGATGTTGGCTGGTGCGGTGGTATGACCGAACTTATCAAAATTGGTAATATGGCTGAAGCTCATGGAAAGTATGTCATTCCTCATGGAAGCGGTACATACAGCTATCATTACGTTACAACCAAGACAAACTCACCGATCACAGAGTGCCTGATGATGGCTCCTGAAGCTGATAAGGTTGTTCCGCAGTATTATCCATTGCTGAAAGACGAGCCAATGCCAGTCAACGGTAAACTGAAAGTCAGCGACAAACCTGGATTTGGTGTTGAACTGAATAAAGATAAGACACTTGTTGAGGTTAAAAAAGGTACAAGATTATAA
- a CDS encoding GntP family permease, with product MSATYLIICLIISIALVVLFCTKVKMNPAIALILGSLLLGVLTKVPLNDITAADGTVTNGLITVINNGFGNMMGSIGFPIGLGIILGQFVSDTGGATVIADKLVSLFPEKYAMYAVGFAGFILSIPVFFDVTFVILIPIGVALMKKLNKGIGYIVGAISIGAGIAHTLVPPTPNPLVAPEYFGFDLGVMIAAGLLFGIPMMIISVTIHGMLMKKGLWNAETDENGNGLNVDELELPEKLPSFGVSLLPIIIPIVLILLNTIVGAVGSTPAWLTFLGQKTTSMLCGTLVAMIIAMKTMGLKKAEASAANALHSAGMVFLITGAGGSFSAVITAAGVSDAIKNLVSGISGNTALILFIAWFLGMAFRQITGSGTVASLTTFAIMQSVTATIACHPVFLALACLDGALFGATVNDSGFWIVSNMAGLNLSGGVKTYTLGQAIASVVGIILIIVVGCISCLF from the coding sequence ATGTCAGCAACATATTTAATCATCTGCCTGATCATTTCTATCGCTCTTGTAGTTCTTTTCTGTACAAAAGTGAAAATGAATCCGGCAATCGCACTTATTCTTGGTTCTCTGCTTCTCGGAGTACTGACCAAGGTGCCGCTCAATGATATTACAGCAGCGGACGGAACAGTAACAAACGGTCTGATCACAGTTATCAACAATGGTTTTGGAAACATGATGGGAAGCATTGGTTTCCCGATCGGTCTTGGTATCATCCTTGGACAGTTTGTAAGTGATACCGGCGGAGCTACTGTTATTGCAGATAAGCTGGTGTCTCTGTTCCCTGAAAAATATGCTATGTATGCTGTAGGATTTGCTGGATTTATCCTGTCAATCCCGGTATTTTTCGATGTTACATTCGTTATCCTCATTCCAATTGGTGTAGCTCTTATGAAAAAGCTCAACAAAGGAATTGGATACATTGTCGGGGCAATTTCTATTGGTGCTGGTATTGCACATACTCTGGTGCCTCCTACTCCCAACCCTCTGGTTGCACCGGAGTACTTCGGCTTTGACCTTGGTGTCATGATTGCAGCTGGTCTTCTTTTCGGTATCCCGATGATGATCATTTCTGTTACTATTCATGGCATGCTCATGAAAAAAGGTCTCTGGAATGCAGAAACAGATGAAAACGGTAACGGACTGAACGTAGATGAACTTGAATTACCGGAAAAACTTCCGAGCTTTGGAGTATCTTTACTTCCAATTATCATTCCGATCGTCCTGATCCTTCTGAATACAATTGTTGGAGCGGTCGGAAGCACTCCGGCATGGCTCACATTCCTGGGACAGAAGACGACATCCATGCTCTGTGGTACTCTTGTGGCAATGATCATTGCGATGAAGACAATGGGCCTCAAGAAAGCAGAAGCATCAGCTGCCAATGCTCTGCATTCAGCAGGTATGGTATTCCTGATTACTGGTGCCGGCGGCTCCTTCTCAGCTGTTATTACAGCAGCAGGTGTAAGTGATGCGATCAAAAATCTTGTTTCCGGTATTTCAGGAAATACAGCACTGATTCTGTTCATTGCGTGGTTCCTCGGTATGGCATTCCGTCAGATCACCGGTTCCGGTACAGTAGCATCACTGACAACATTTGCGATCATGCAGAGTGTTACTGCAACAATTGCATGTCACCCGGTATTCCTGGCTCTTGCCTGCCTTGACGGTGCACTGTTCGGTGCAACTGTAAACGACTCTGGTTTCTGGATCGTTTCCAATATGGCCGGCCTGAATTTATCAGGTGGCGTTAAGACTTATACATTGGGACAGGCTATTGCGTCTGTAGTCGGAATCATTCTGATCATTGTAGTAGGATGTATTTCCTGCCTGTTCTAA